GAATGCTCCAAAAATATCATTGAACACATGAAGGAGGCCTTAGACTCCTTCCTCatgatggaggtgggggggggggtggtatcTGTGGAGAGATCTCTCTCCCATTTCCCaagggctggggggcggggagcaggtgGGATGGGCTTATCTTACTCCCCCACACGCATGAGCAGGAGCCAGGCCCCAGAGGCCATAGTGCAGACCTACCATAGAGGGTGGTCTTGAAGTACTCCTGGCTTTTGTAGACTTTCCTGAAGTACACCAAGGCATACTGGTTGTAGTTGGTGGCCACCACTTGCACCAGGTAGCTCTGTACTCCAGGGTAAactgcagggggggggggggggggggatggtaaGGGATCAGCCCATCCAGGCCCGGTGGAGGGACCTATTtctccctaatcctaacccccaCACCCCCTGGCTGGGTGGTGTCTGTGCGGATCGCCAGGAAGGTCTGTGCCCCTGGAGACCCACCCTGCTCAGGACTCACGCTGAATGTTGCCCAGGCTGAACTGGCCAGGCTGGAAACTTGGGACAAAATCTCTGTTCCAGTAGTCACAGCGCTCATTCCTGTGGAAGCCAGAGATGGGTGGTAAGATGGTGACAGCCTGGCAGTgcttggcttcggctcaggtcactatctcaggatcctgggattgagccccacatcaggctctgcactcagcaccaAGTcggcttgatattctctctccatctccccttgcccctgccctTGGTCGCGGGTGCACACACATGGGCATGTGTAcacactgtctctgtctctctctcaataaataaatacaatctttttttttaaagggtgtcAGCCCCTCGTGCCACAAGAGGCCTGCACCCCATCCTACTCCGATGGGTCTGGTTCTTCCCCCACTGAGCCTATCCCAGCCTGTCCCTGCCTGCTCTGTCCTGAGCCACCTGACTCTCCTTCTGGCACCTACTGTCCTTCCCCCTTCAGGGCTCTTTCCCCTCAGTGgccttccctccatcctctctccccaaccccaggcATTTGTCCCTTACTCTCATCTTGTGGCTTCCTGCTATAAGCTCTCCTGGGGGATTCACTCTCCAAGGCTCCAGTCGGCTTGATGCCAAGGGACTCCCTTAGCTCTTGGGCCAACTCTGACATCTCACCTGCGTCTCATCTGGTCCCCTGGCATCCCAGAGCTGATCTCCCCAAACTTGCCCTTGTTCTGTTCCCAGAACTACAAATGCCCTAGCCCCATCCCCCAAGTGCTAGAGCCAGAAAGCCATAGGAGCTGGGTAATCCTCAGTTCCCTCTCTGGGTCCTAATCTGTGCCTGATTCCCCCCTACCCCAGTCATCTCCCACCTGTGACTGGCCAGCCTCCTAGCTGCATCCTCTCATCCCTCTCCCTGTGGCAGCCAGACCTGTTCCTCACCGGACCCCTTTGGTACTGGTGCCTAAAGACGCTGCCACTATGTCCAACACCCCCGTCTAGGCTGCTCCTTGGCCCCTGCTCAGGGCAGCTACTTGATGGCTTCCTGAAGAAGCAGCTCTGGCAGGCCCTGTCCAGCAGCCGCTGCCACAGATGTTCCCGGCCTCCTTTTGAGGCATGTTGACTCCTCAAGGCCTGGCCTAGAGACCACCTCCCTGGAAGCCCTTGATGAAGCCCTCGGTGGGATTCCAGGCTGGATCCAGGGGCCCTCCCCTCCACTCTAGGACACCCCTGCTCTCTCCGTCTCGTTGCCCTATGAGTGTCTGTGTCCATCCCCAGGACTATCCGTGTGTCTGTGCTGAAGGGACTGATAGACATGGATCTagagaatgaaggaataaatggagGGGGATCCAGTTCCAAGCAGTAGGATGACCTTTCAGTTTAGGTCACTCCTTGGTACAACATTGGTCTGTCTCTTGGAGCCCCAGGgcggcccccaccccagggcctttgtgcCCCCCCAGGAGGCGGTGGCTCTCACCTGAGTACGGTGGAGGTGACATTGTAGCTCTGGTCATCTTTCAGCTCATAGGTGGTGGTATACATCTTAAGCTGGCcatgttcttctttctttaatgtaTTCCCTGCTATGCCGACGACATACCATTTCCCCTGGAACTACAGTGGGTGCGGATGACAGGCAGAGACCAGGAACAGCCCCTGGGGGACCCTACTGCTCCGTCCCTGCAGACAGCTCTGGGCAGCCTGGCCAAGGGTCCCTCTAACTTGGCAGCAGGGACCCTGACTGGCCACACAGGCCTGTGGTGATGAAGGCTGCGGGAGCTGGAGGCTACCAGGCCAGGAGGGAGCCCTGAGTCTGGTAGGGATGGGGTGACCCTTGGCGAGTGGCCAGCTGACCTACCTCCCTGATCCTGTTTCTTcatcatgcagagagcctgaagctTTTCCACCTCACTGGACTGTGGGGATTATGGAAGGGAGTGTGGACCTGGGAAGTTCTGCCCTAGTGACCCTTTTGTTGGCGAagttggggtggggatgggggcatgAGATGTGCCTTCCATCAGGGGACCCAAGGGCAGGCTGGGGTGAAGCCTGAGCCCATCCTGCCCTAACAcgctctgcctctcctcccctctgtttATACTCTGCCCTGGGCCTCCCTGCAGCAGGCTGCCCCTCTAGCCCCCTTACCTGGTCATGCTGGAAGTCAGGCTGCAGTGGCACCTTGAGCAGAGGCGGGGCTGGGATCagacttgggatggagtcctgggtCTGGACCTGCAAGGACCCCAGCAAGGCAAGGCCCAGCCACAGGAGAACCTGGGTCATGACTTTAGGGCTTAAGAAGCTGGTGTGCCAGATAGCAGCTGAAGAAGAGAAACTAGTGAGAAGGTTGCCCCAGGGGAGGGGACCTTATTTATGGTCCCCTAGTCAGTTGCTCATTCCGGGGTGGGGCGATTTATCCTTTGCTAATCCAGAAAGGGTGAAGCAATTGCCAGCAACTCAGGCTGAAACATTTGGCAAGCTCTGACCCTTTCCCTGAGGTCAAGATTATGCAAGATGAGGGGCAGaaaggccagggaggggggcagggattCCCCAGAGCTCCACACCTCCGCAGGCACAAGGACGCCTTTGTGCGTGATCTGTTGTCTCCAGTCTGGACAAGCTGTCATCCCTGACCCCTAGAAGCCTCTGCTCAGCCCAAGCCCAGAGTGGGGTAAGTGTGGGGTAAGGCGGGGGAGaggccccctccccacacctgatGAAAGCAGAGAATGCTTCACAGCAACGGAGTACCTGCTACTTCTTGGTTTCCCTCCAGGAACAGGGAGACAGCTGTGAGTACACCTTACCGGCAAGGAAGGGAAGGATGGAATGTGTGCCCCACACTCCTGGAGCCCAGATCCTGGCTCTCCCGGGGACCCCACACCAGAccctggcccagggtgagatGTCCCTCTCCCTGCGAAGCCCCCCTGTTCCATGCCCCACTGTCAGGGCTGGACCCAGACCTCGGCTAACACCTGAGGGCTTGGCCCCTCCTGTGGGCCCAGTGGACAGAGCCCCCAAGCTGGGCGTGCCAGCCACAAATGAGACAGCTTGATAAAGCAGAGCTCTGAGGCTGCGATACCAGCTCCATTTTGCTGGGAGGACCATGAAGGACATGCCCTGGACTGGATGAAACGGGCTGGGGGGCTAGGGCCCAAAGGGAGGGCTCTCTACCCTGTTACTCTGGACCCCAGGTACTCTGGGGTCACAGTGATGGCAAGGACTCATCCTCATCCTTGAGAGAGCAGGTATCAACCATCTGCCATCTCTGGTCAGCCTTGGGCTCTGGAGCCCAGGGGCCCAGGCCTAGGCCCCCAGAACTGTTTCTGCCATGGCTGATCTCAGCTTTGTCTTGGAGGGAAGCAGTTTCCTCATGGGGGCCTGGTGGTCTATTGGAGGCAGTGAAGGGGCCCGGCCCCTGGGCAGTGTCCCCTAGAAGTCAGCAGGAGGCCTCACTGGCCTCAGGTGACCTCTGGGACCTCATTACTCCTCCACCTGCTACAGGGGAACCGGCTCCTCTAGTCTGGGCTTTGGGTGGTGGGTCCTGAGGGAAGGAGACTCTGGGAGTCCTGAGATGAGGGGTGAGGGTAGCGTCTACCTCCCCAAACGCCAGGAAGGCCCCCAGAGGATCCCTGCCCTCTCAGGCCTGTCAGGGTGATGAAAGAGCAGGAAGTGGGAATGTGCAAAGTTTGGGGTAATGATGCTGCCACCAAAGGCCACACACCCTCTGAAGGCACCAGTGGCCACCCCTGACCCCTCTCATCCTCACTCACAGCCCCAGGAGCTCCACTCCTGCTCCTTCTGTGACCTTTAAAGGTATCTTTGGGTTTGCAGTGACTGCTAGATACGAGGGAGGTCAAGCCCCAGAGACTTTTCACTAGGGGAGGGGCAGTGCCTCTCTGTCACTGGATGGAATATTCTAGACTTGAAAAGTCATGAGGCAGAGTGGCCAATGCTCCTTTGGTATGAATCCATAACCCTGCTCCCCAGAGTATGAAGTGGGGAGGGGTTAGAGCCAGGTCTGCAGCCTGAGCAAAACCAGGGCCAggtgcaagcagggggaaggccCGGCTCAGAGGCGCCTGGTGGGACCCTGAGTCCCCTAGCTGTTGCCCACccttgcccaccccacccctcccacagGCGCAAATGGATTCACTTATGTTAACAGCCCCATGTTGGCAAGCCAAGACCTAACATTGCCTAACCCAACTGCAGTTTCGGCTCTGATGTACCCCGCCCCATGTAACCATTCCACATGGAATTTCTGGAACAGCACCCTGGAATTTACTGAGAGACCCCTTCTGTTATCCTAAGGAGGGTGACCTTGCCTAACACAATGGATTCTTTGataataatttccttctttctgttgcCTCTCTACCTTCAAAAAAAcctccctgggatccctgggtggcgcagcggcttagcgcctgcctttggcccagggcgcgatcctggagacccgggatcgaatcccacatcgggctcccggtgcatggagcctgcttctccctctgcctgtgtctctgcctctctctctctgtgactattataaataaataaaaattaaaaaaaaaaatccctttcatttaaaaaaaaaaaaaaacctctcctttTCTACAGCTCAACAAAGCTCCTCtctatttgctagatgggatgctgcctgtATGAGTCATTCAATAAATCCAATTTGATGTTGCAAACTAGCTGAATTTGCGTTGTTTAACAGAggccaggcacacacacagggcATCTCTATACAAGGCTGTCTCAGAGTTTGTAAGCAAATCTGGTCTTCTCTTGGTGGTGGCTCCAGGCCTATCGCAGGCCCACTGGTCTTATCTGTCTGTTCTTATCTCTGTGTGGTCTCACCTCAGCTGACACCTGGTGACAGCCACCTCATCACCCCTTCCTTCCCTATCTGCCTCTTCCCCCTGTTGGCCCAGCCCGGGAGCCGAGGGAGAAGTAAGAGGGGGACGAGGCTGTGTCCACGGATTTGAGGCTCAGCAGGGTGCAGTGTCCCAGCCATACTCTGGGGATCCAAGGACGGTCATATGACCACGGCTGGGGCAGAGAGGTCAGGCCAAGCTGTGGCTGATCCCAGCCAACAAGATGTGGGCACTGAGCTGGTTAGAGCTGAGGGGAGGGTATTGGCTGGGTGTGCCCACTGCCCTGGGCCTGAGGAAGGGAGGAGTCTTACAGGGCTGTGGAGAAGAGGGTCAGCTCCAGATGGCACACCCACCTCACAAGCTGAGACTTGGCACTCAGAGGAATGGGTGAGCACCATGGTGTGAACCTTCTGTGTGGACTCTGGCCAACTCCAAGGGCTCCACGGTAGACAGAGCCCTGAAGGCCACATTGCCCACTCATGTGAGTCCACAAGTCATGCAGAAGCCTTGAGCCCAAGTCCCTCCTGGGAGAAGCCAGGGCTGGGCCTTCCAAGTCCTGCTGTGGGTCTCTGCAGCAATGGCAGGGACTGTGGCAGGAAGTCGGGACAACTCCCCCACTGTTCCCGTAGGCGGCTCTCCCTGACCCACACGCCCGAGAGCAGAGGCTCCTGGGGACTGCATGGCCTCCGTGGAAGAACAGGCCCCACCTTTGTCTAATCACACAAAATGTACTCTGGCAGTTTTTACATCTGAGGAATCCTGTCTAACCTCCTGGACAGGTTTCTAGAAGTTTGTGAGCAGTGTCTGGTCCAGCCCATAGCTGGGGCAAAAGCAACCCTCTCTCACCTGCTTGAAGGCTGGGATGGACATCCCCAGGAAGGGGGTCACTAGGCTTCTCAGagccaggaccacaccctggaggAGAGGCCAAGCGAGATGCCCCCAGGAGACCAGTCACAGTAGCAGAAACTCTTGGGGTCCAGAGATGAGCCCTCCTTGGCCACTGCAGGTCGGAACACCCCAGAAGGGGAAGGCCTGCTCCTCCATAGCCTTGGCTTGAGTTTCTAGTTTGCAGAAGCAGCTTTCTAGCTCTCAGGCCCCATCTGTCATGCTAGGACTCACCAAGGAGCCTCAAGGATCTCCTTGCTCCTGCCCCTTCCACCTGGTGGGGACCTTGCTTATGGAAAAGCTCTGAAAGGCAACCCCTCTCTACACCTCCCACAAAACAACTGCTGGGTTCCTCTAGCTGCTGCCTACCCTGCGGAGGTGGGAGTCCTTTGGGCCCTCTGGGCAAGGGCACCAGGCCCTGCCATTCGAGGTCTCGGCCCAAGGCTGCCTCCTCAGTCTGGCCCTCAGGTACCTGGCCCAAGCATGCCTCCTAGCTGGTGCTCCTGCCTTTCACTCCAGGACCTGGACTCCCATGCAGCCTAGAGGGTCCATATTACCACCGTGGGGACTGGAGGCCACTGCTCTGGGCAGGGTCTACAGTGGGCACCAGGCATCTAGCAGGTGGTGGGTAGACACTGGACTCCCGTGGAGCTGGGCAGGAGGCACCTCTGCCTGGCAGGGTCCTGACGCTGGGTGAGACCCCGCTCCTCCTTGCTCTGCACCCTTCCTTCCTGGGCTGcagccctgggagccccaggaaAGGGTGTCTCCACCTTGGCCAttcctgcctccccacacccctTGCTCCCTGCACGCCCCAGGCCCTTGGTTGGGCCTCTGTTGGACACCATCCAGGATGGCTCTCTTAAAAGGATGtttctcagggacacctgggtggctcagtggttgagcatctgcctttggctcaggttgtgatcctggggtcctgggatcaagccccgtaccaggctctctgcagggagcctgcttctctctctgcctctgtctctgactctatctgtgtttctcatgaataaataaataaaaccttaaaaaaaaaaaaaaggctggttcTCCTTTGTACCCTGAGAGCCCGAGACGCATGAGAAAGTGCCCAAGTTctggaagggggaaaagaaaacaaatgtctgAGAGGTATCTAGCTCTGACAAAGTCCTCCCAGGAGCTCAGGGGGTAGGGACTGCAGCCCTTCGGCCCCTCCGCATTCATCCTGGGCCCCTCCGCATTCATCCCAGGTGGAGGAAGGCCAGGGTCACTGTGGCTCCTCCTCACTCCCTGAGCTTATTTCATATGGGGTGGGGTCTGTGGCTGAGCCTtttcctctgggggagggggtcacGAGCAAGGCTGTGACAGGCTAATGACAAGGTTGGCCCCAAAGAAGAGCGTGTCCAGCTTCATACAGGGAAGGGGTCGACTTGGGCCAGTggagagtggggtgaggggccagGGTGCTGGTGCAGGTTTGGAGGAAATGCCGAGAACATGCGAACCCTCTGTGGCAGCAAGAGCACAGGGCACAGGTCTGGGTGCCTCTCTCTGGGCCCAGGGTCCTTCGGGTCTTGGGTGGGCACTggtctcccctcccccgccccccgcccaggtCAGTGCAGCTGCAAGTGTTCCTCCTGAATTGCTCAGCCGAGTCTGCCGGGACTGGAATGTTCTCGGCCCGTACCCCTTGGGCCCCTGGTACTAGACTGAATGCTTGTGTCATACCACCCATCcatttgtatgttgaaatctttttttttttttttaagattttacttatttattcatgagacagagagagagagagaggcagagacacaggcagaaggagaagcgggctccatgcagggagccccaagtgggacaccatccggtgtctccaggatcacaccccaggctaaagggggcactaaatcgctgagccacctgggctgccctgtatgttGAAATCTAATCCTCAGTGTAGTAGTATTTGGAGGGGGGTTCCTTTGGTAGGTGATTAGATAATGAGAGTGGAGCTCtcgtgaatgggattagtgcctttataagaggCCCCAGAGAGGTCCCTCACCCCTTCTACCATGTGCAGTAAGAAGGCAGCCAGATCCATGAATCAGGAATCCAGtgctcaccagacactgaatctgtcTGCAACTTGACCTTGGACTCCCCAGCCaggctccagagctgtgagagataaattaaaactttttttgcctttctctctcctggcCGTTTTGGCAGCTGCTCTTGGTTGGGGCCATCCCTCATTTAAGGCAGGAGGATGGTGGCTgtgaagaagatgaaaaagtcaTTGAAGTCAATCAACTCTAGCCTCCAACTCATTATGCAAAGTGGAAAGTATATGCTGGGGTACAAGCAGATTCTGAAAATGATCAGACATGGCAAAGCGATGCGGGTCATCCTCGCCAACAACTGCCCAGCCTTGAGGAAATCTGACATAGAATACTATACCATGTTGGCCAAAACTGGTGTCCATCACTACAGTGGCAATAATATTAAATTGGGCACAGCATGTGGGAAATACAACAGAGTATGCACACTGGCTACCATTGACCCGGGTGATTGCGATACTATTAGAAGCATGCCATAACAGATGGGTGAAAAGTAAATCatgcaaaatttttctttaataaaactgaCCAGAGCttgttctaaaggaaaaaaacatttttttaaaaaaatttgagtataggggatccctgggtggctcagcagtttggtgcctgcctttggcccagggtgcgatcctggagtcccaggatcgagtcccacatcaggctcctggcatggagcctgcttctccctcctcctgtgtctctgcctctctctctctctcataaataaataaataaataaatctttaaaaaataaaataaaataaaatttgagtatagttgacacacaatgttacattagtttcaggtgtacaacatagcgaTTGGACTAAGTATTCTATGCCCCCCGCAAGCATACTTGCTTGCAGATACTGCTGCTGTGCAATATCAAGGACTATATGCCCTATGATGCACATgagagataaatttctgttgtttctaagcCACCAAATCTGCAGTATTCTCTTAGGACTGAGATAGCTACCACCCCACACTGCTGGATCTCCACGTCCTGGGctgactcccccaccccacccctggagaCCCCTGTCTTGGGGtaccttttcctccacatccttaaGTCTCCTGCTCAGCTATACCCCTGATCTCTCCACAGCATCCTCTCTGAACAGTGAATTTCCTACTTTTAGCTATCTTCTGACTAGGCTGATTATTTCCCAAACCATCAAATTATTgcaacaaatcaccacaaacttttTGTCTTAAATGAACACattctgaaggccagaagtcaAAAATCAGAAGTTCTctgtgccaaaatcaaggtgtgggcaagGCCACACTCCCTCCTGATGTTCCAGGAGACTGTTCCtcgcctcttccagcttctggtggctgctggcattccttggctgtGGCTCCACTGTTCCAAACTCTGTCTGTCTTTGCATCCTTCTCCCCTGTGTATCTCACTTGCTTCTTTAAAGAGCACACGTGTGATGACACACTGGGCCCACCTGGACAATCTGGGATGACTTTCTCCCATCCAAGTTCCAACTCATTTGGAATAAGAGgtgaaaaaggacagaaaatgagagaagcaAAAGTAGGGAAAAAACAACAATCATTAGTTTTGAATGCTTGTCTTCTACTATTAAAATATTGGTCAgttgtgaaaataattttcttcttctcttgaaAATTTGAAAACCGAATGCACTCTGTGTCAGATTACGAATCAGGAATTAGAATACTGCCAATCtgcaagagaggaaaaaaatctgggccataaaaagaaaaaaaaatagctttatttgcttttgaagagaataatgtacacatttaatttttttttaatattttatttgagagagagagagcacaagcagggagaggggcagagggagagggagaagcagactctctgcggagcagggagccccatgtaggactcaatcccaggcccctgggatcatgatctgaggcaaaggcagatgcttaaccaagtgagctacccaggtgcccctgtatacATTTAATCTATAGACTTTGAAAATCGGATGTTAGCACATTAACCATTAAGGCATTTTGAAAAagtagtaataaagaaaaaaactttaatttaatCACAGCtgcaaaaactttttttccaaataaaggtacatttacaggttccaggaattagaaaatgattatatctttttttttttttgtaatgcaaCTTCATCACTTTATTCAAATCTTCAAAATAGTCTTTATTCTAcatttttagtataaaaaatCCACAAGTTAAGTGCACCACAGTGTAGAGAGAGACGTACAACGCTGAACTTTCATAACAGTCAATGGTACAGTCAAACATCACATGTACAGAACACAAAATTTAGATGAACTGaaattataagataaaataaaataaaatccaatttcagaaaacaaaaatcaaagtattAAGGATCCCTGAAAATATTCTTAACCCTAATGAGATTTCGCTGGACTCAAGTCATTTTGTAGTGAGGGATTCATAGTATGACCCCATTACCCCAGCTGAGGAATTCTCAGGAGCCATGAGTGCCTGCATCAGATACTCTGATAACTGGTAACCAATTTTTGGATGGGGAAACTTCCCCTAATTTGGCTCGGATGTCATCAGGCTTTTGAAATGCATCCTCCTCCTTGCCCCCACATTTTAA
The Vulpes vulpes isolate BD-2025 chromosome 2, VulVul3, whole genome shotgun sequence genome window above contains:
- the LCN2 gene encoding neutrophil gelatinase-associated lipocalin; this encodes MTQVLLWLGLALLGSLQVQTQDSIPSLIPAPPLLKVPLQPDFQHDQFQGKWYVVGIAGNTLKKEEHGQLKMYTTTYELKDDQSYNVTSTVLRNERCDYWNRDFVPSFQPGQFSLGNIQLYPGVQSYLVQVVATNYNQYALVYFRKVYKSQEYFKTTLYGRTKELPLELKKKFISFAKSIGLMEDHIIFPVPIDQCIDG